The Pseudodesulfovibrio sediminis genome includes the window CTGAGTTCCACCATCGTGAAGGAAGTTTCCCAGTATGGAGGGGATGTCCGTGGATTGGTTCCGGGGCCGGTGATGAAGGCTCTGGCCGTGAAGTATGGTTTCAAACCAGCAAGCGGGAAAAGAAAAGGGCATGAGTAGCAAGCCTCCCATTGTCTGTCTGTTGGGACCTACCGGTACCGGCAAGACCGCTGCGGCCATTGCCATTGCAGGGCGAATGGCTGCCAGTGTTATCAATTTTGATTCCCGTCAGGTGTATGCGGATTTCCCTCTCATTACGGCACAGCCCGATGCAGAGGAGCAGGCCGCATGTCCCCACTTGCTGTATGGTTTTCTGGCCACGGAAGAGAAAATGACGGCGGCCCGGTTTGTAGAGTTGGCCGTGAAGAAGATCGAGGAAGTCCGCGCAGGTGGAAGGCTGCCTATTCTGGTGGGAGGGACTGGTCTCTATCTGCGCTCCCTGCTTTCGGGGATTGCGCCTATCCCCGAGATACCGGAGGAGATTCGGGCGCAGGTTCTTGCTCGTGTGAAAAAGGACGGCCCACAGGTGATGCATGCGGAGTTGGTGAAGACTGACCCTGACTATGCGGCCAAGATTCATCCCAATGATACCCAGCGCAACGCCCGTGCAGCCGAAGTCTTTCTGGCAACCGGCAAGAACATGACCTGGTGGCATACGGAAAGTGAGCACACGCCCGCCCCCTATGATGCCCTCAAGATCGGCATGAAGATCAGGCTGGATGATCTGGAGCCGCATTTGGCCAATCGCATCGGCAGCATGCTGTCGCACGGTGCCATTGATGAATCCAGGGCAGCCTATGCGAAATGTTCGGACAGGAACGCTCCCGGATGGACCGGTATCGGCTGTGCTGAGCTGTTGGGATTTCTTCGTGACGAGTTGTCATTGGAAGAGACCCGGTATCGTTGGGTCAAGAATACGCGGGCCTATGCCAAGCGTCAGATCACCTGGTTCAACAAGGAAACCGACATCCACTGGTTTACACCAGGCGAGAATGATCGCATTGCAGATCTTGTGGAGACGTGGTTGGCAGAAAGGATTTAATCTGTCGCGATTGCACTGAGTTGCGAAGGGGTCAGATACCAATTCAAGGTCCCTTTTTTTTCGC containing:
- the miaA gene encoding tRNA (adenosine(37)-N6)-dimethylallyltransferase MiaA, whose amino-acid sequence is MSSKPPIVCLLGPTGTGKTAAAIAIAGRMAASVINFDSRQVYADFPLITAQPDAEEQAACPHLLYGFLATEEKMTAARFVELAVKKIEEVRAGGRLPILVGGTGLYLRSLLSGIAPIPEIPEEIRAQVLARVKKDGPQVMHAELVKTDPDYAAKIHPNDTQRNARAAEVFLATGKNMTWWHTESEHTPAPYDALKIGMKIRLDDLEPHLANRIGSMLSHGAIDESRAAYAKCSDRNAPGWTGIGCAELLGFLRDELSLEETRYRWVKNTRAYAKRQITWFNKETDIHWFTPGENDRIADLVETWLAERI